One window of Ignavibacteriota bacterium genomic DNA carries:
- a CDS encoding type II toxin-antitoxin system HicA family toxin, whose protein sequence is MGRLGNISGKETVKAFSKAGWKNVGQVGSHVVMIKQGMRVNLSIPQHKELSTGTLRSLIRNSGMTVEEFIELL, encoded by the coding sequence ATGGGCAGGTTAGGAAATATTTCCGGTAAGGAAACTGTGAAGGCATTTTCAAAAGCAGGGTGGAAAAATGTTGGACAAGTCGGGAGTCATGTTGTTATGATTAAACAGGGTATGCGTGTCAACCTTTCTATTCCTCAGCATAAAGAATTATCAACGGGGACACTCCGGTCATTGATTCGAAATTCAGGGATGACAGTTGAAGAGTTTATCGAATTACTGTAA
- a CDS encoding type II toxin-antitoxin system HicA family toxin, which translates to MSVKRRDIIKHFEESGYSFLREGKKHTIYTNGKKAIPIKRHTTIDRITANQLCKQAGIEPKF; encoded by the coding sequence ATGTCAGTCAAGAGGCGCGACATTATCAAACATTTTGAAGAAAGCGGGTATTCTTTTCTGAGGGAAGGTAAAAAGCACACAATCTATACTAACGGAAAGAAAGCGATACCAATAAAACGGCACACAACGATTGACCGTATAACAGCAAATCAACTTTGTAAGCAAGCGGGGATAGAGCCCAAATTTTAA
- a CDS encoding MATE family efflux transporter: MKLLPDKVYAREILTLAAPAITGLSSQMVVSLVNTAMVGRLENSHIQLAAMGLGLLGTWALTSFFSSFSTGTHVLTARRHGEGNFEGVGQVLNNSLLISLVLGTIFGVIGYFLSTPLMDVFAKDSTVGRVGAEYMKYQFLGLPFFLLTVSYRGFFYGIGRTKVFMQSAIVINIFNIFFNYVFIFGAFGFPKMELAGAGVGYSLSLIIGFFFFVGVTFMREYRKQYGYFSGLKISKDIIAQIVKISIPVSLQNILILLGFLVFLAITGIIGVMEQAASQVVITALFISMMPCFGLGIATQTLVGQSIGKGDKGNAHRYGFEAAKIGTIFTIVVGLLFLLVPDTIIILITTNDEVTEVARPVLQVAGVAQMLYGAGIVFANALQAGGATVYVMVVEIITHWILFLPVAYVFAIVLGGGILGAWLALPVYVIFFTLLNFTKFRSFAWLHHKI, translated from the coding sequence ATGAAGTTACTTCCTGATAAAGTTTATGCAAGAGAAATTCTTACACTTGCGGCGCCTGCAATCACCGGACTTTCATCGCAGATGGTTGTCTCGTTGGTGAATACGGCAATGGTCGGTAGGTTAGAGAATTCACACATCCAACTTGCGGCGATGGGCTTGGGTTTGCTTGGCACGTGGGCGTTGACAAGTTTCTTCTCAAGTTTCAGTACGGGAACTCACGTGCTGACAGCACGAAGACATGGTGAAGGAAATTTCGAGGGAGTCGGTCAGGTCCTTAACAATTCGCTTCTCATTTCATTGGTGCTTGGAACCATCTTCGGAGTTATCGGATATTTTCTTTCAACACCACTCATGGATGTTTTTGCAAAAGATTCTACGGTTGGTCGAGTCGGTGCGGAGTATATGAAGTATCAATTTCTCGGACTCCCATTTTTTCTGCTCACTGTTTCGTATCGGGGATTTTTCTATGGTATCGGACGAACAAAGGTGTTCATGCAATCGGCAATCGTAATAAATATTTTCAACATTTTCTTCAATTATGTATTTATTTTCGGAGCGTTCGGTTTCCCGAAAATGGAGCTTGCAGGAGCGGGAGTCGGATATTCACTAAGTTTAATTATTGGCTTTTTTTTCTTTGTCGGTGTAACTTTCATGCGCGAATATCGAAAACAGTATGGGTATTTTTCAGGTTTGAAGATTTCAAAAGATATTATCGCACAGATTGTTAAAATTTCGATTCCCGTTTCACTTCAAAACATTCTTATCCTGCTCGGATTTCTTGTGTTTCTTGCAATTACAGGAATTATCGGTGTGATGGAACAAGCAGCGAGTCAGGTTGTAATAACCGCGTTGTTTATTTCTATGATGCCCTGCTTTGGACTTGGTATAGCGACGCAAACGCTCGTCGGTCAATCTATCGGAAAAGGCGACAAAGGAAACGCGCATCGTTATGGATTTGAAGCGGCGAAAATCGGAACAATCTTTACAATAGTTGTGGGATTACTTTTCCTTCTTGTACCGGACACAATTATCATTCTCATCACAACAAATGATGAAGTGACTGAGGTCGCGAGACCGGTTCTCCAAGTAGCAGGTGTCGCACAGATGCTGTATGGAGCCGGAATTGTTTTCGCGAACGCGTTGCAAGCAGGCGGCGCGACTGTTTATGTTATGGTAGTTGAAATCATCACACATTGGATTCTCTTTTTACCGGTCGCTTATGTATTCGCCATCGTATTAGGCGGCGGTATTCTTGGTGCATGGCTTGCGCTTCCGGTGTACGTTATTTTCTTCACGTTATTGAACTTCACCAAGTTTCGTTCATTTGCTTGGCTACATCATAAAATATAA
- a CDS encoding type II toxin-antitoxin system HicB family antitoxin, whose product MIFHITLQQAEDGWVVAECPALPGCVSQGKDEKEAIENVKEAITAWLWAEDQKAVANFQQHETNYPVVVAV is encoded by the coding sequence ATGATATTTCATATTACATTACAACAAGCAGAAGATGGTTGGGTCGTTGCAGAGTGTCCGGCATTGCCCGGTTGCGTTTCTCAAGGGAAGGATGAGAAAGAAGCCATAGAAAATGTGAAAGAAGCAATTACAGCATGGCTTTGGGCAGAAGACCAAAAAGCAGTGGCAAATTTTCAACAACATGAAACTAATTATCCTGTAGTCGTTGCAGTGTAA
- a CDS encoding SpoIIE family protein phosphatase, translating into MKKAFLLLTSAGLLVLVFIGDLIRRSLDIEMGWLGVIRDVLLIVAFVLFYLLIESMWKREQSPVKKLGFGLVLSIVIGIAMLVLSFIPNSDFDIKGYSLIPLGFDVVVLANILGIVVGALMIIIFLSVRDIILSKRRKGTRRNFLLLTALLLVTSLTSFAAEPLDTSILTSILFALTITAMLMNAFRLSWIVYLTKREKMFTMLFGFILFCIFIGFDIMLLSSSMVGKSLLFYSPPLKSFCSSISVFSTIYFGMTFLSTLFHLPTAEAFDRKMTEVTSLHNLSRLVTQVFDFNELVESVTRMTLDVVQAKSSWLEIIKESSTRTISLSGIHDNNIETVGLKNISHSEVTEIVSANGSSLRDTVLQTRKALVIDDVENDKRTEHLSDIKHKIGSLVIVPLQSHDNFIGILYATKDIAYGFDKDDVDVITAFADQATIAIDNSRLIEKSLERERLLREMMVAQEMQKKLLPQILPDFKEVEIEALSTPAFEVGGDYYDYTMLDEHHLGIIVGDVSGKGVSAAFYMAEMKGIFQSLSKIYRSPKEFLIKAHAALAETIDKRWFISVIYIVLDLRTGKLQVARAGHCPMLYIAENNVRFVQPKGLGLGMGSPDFFALTLAEEEIQMQPGDVAVLFTDGITEARQSSGEEFGYDPLLEIGKTVRNNNAIEIRDAIITAVDTHMGHQPPEDDLTLVVLKWRKPSTIL; encoded by the coding sequence TTGAAAAAAGCATTCCTGCTGTTAACATCGGCAGGGTTGTTGGTTCTTGTTTTTATCGGCGACCTCATCCGGCGAAGTCTTGACATAGAGATGGGATGGCTTGGAGTAATCCGCGATGTTCTGCTTATCGTTGCCTTCGTGTTATTTTATTTATTGATAGAATCAATGTGGAAGCGGGAACAAAGTCCGGTGAAGAAATTAGGGTTCGGGCTTGTTCTCTCAATCGTGATTGGTATTGCCATGTTGGTTTTATCATTCATCCCCAACAGTGATTTCGACATCAAAGGATATTCACTCATACCGTTAGGGTTCGATGTTGTTGTCCTTGCCAACATTTTGGGTATCGTTGTTGGCGCGTTGATGATTATTATTTTTCTCAGCGTACGCGACATCATTCTCTCAAAACGAAGAAAAGGGACGCGACGAAATTTCCTGCTTCTTACGGCATTGTTGTTGGTAACATCACTCACTTCGTTTGCCGCTGAACCATTAGATACAAGTATCCTCACTTCCATATTATTTGCGCTGACCATAACGGCGATGTTGATGAACGCCTTCCGGCTTTCGTGGATTGTTTATCTTACAAAACGGGAGAAGATGTTTACGATGCTGTTTGGGTTCATACTGTTCTGCATTTTCATCGGTTTTGATATTATGCTGTTGAGCAGTTCGATGGTTGGTAAATCGTTGCTGTTTTATTCGCCGCCGCTCAAGTCGTTCTGTTCAAGCATCAGTGTCTTCTCAACAATCTATTTCGGAATGACATTTCTCAGTACGTTGTTCCATCTGCCGACTGCCGAAGCATTCGACAGAAAAATGACGGAAGTGACATCGCTCCACAATCTCAGTCGCCTTGTAACGCAAGTGTTTGATTTCAATGAGTTAGTGGAATCGGTAACGAGGATGACGCTTGACGTTGTTCAGGCAAAAAGTTCGTGGCTTGAAATCATTAAAGAATCCAGCACAAGAACAATTTCGCTTTCAGGAATTCATGATAATAATATTGAGACTGTCGGATTGAAAAACATTTCCCATAGTGAAGTGACAGAAATTGTTTCGGCAAACGGAAGTTCACTCCGTGATACGGTTCTTCAAACCCGGAAAGCGCTTGTTATTGATGATGTCGAAAATGACAAACGGACCGAACATCTCTCTGACATCAAACATAAAATAGGTTCATTGGTTATTGTCCCGTTACAATCGCACGATAATTTCATCGGCATTTTATATGCGACGAAAGATATAGCGTATGGTTTTGATAAAGACGATGTTGATGTCATCACCGCGTTTGCCGACCAGGCGACAATTGCGATTGATAATTCGCGTTTGATTGAAAAATCATTAGAGCGCGAACGATTGCTTCGCGAAATGATGGTCGCACAGGAGATGCAGAAGAAACTCCTGCCGCAAATCTTGCCCGACTTCAAAGAAGTGGAAATCGAAGCCCTCTCAACTCCGGCGTTCGAGGTCGGCGGCGATTATTATGATTACACGATGCTCGATGAACATCATCTTGGAATTATTGTCGGTGATGTTTCGGGTAAAGGAGTTTCTGCGGCGTTCTACATGGCAGAGATGAAAGGAATATTCCAATCGCTCAGTAAGATTTATCGTTCGCCGAAAGAGTTTCTCATCAAAGCGCACGCGGCTCTTGCAGAAACAATAGACAAGCGTTGGTTCATTAGTGTTATTTATATCGTACTTGATTTACGAACCGGAAAGTTACAGGTCGCACGTGCAGGACATTGTCCAATGTTGTATATTGCAGAAAACAACGTACGGTTTGTTCAACCGAAAGGTCTCGGTCTTGGAATGGGAAGTCCGGATTTCTTTGCCCTCACGCTAGCAGAAGAAGAAATTCAAATGCAGCCGGGTGATGTTGCCGTGTTATTTACCGATGGAATTACGGAAGCGCGACAATCGTCAGGCGAAGAATTCGGATATGACCCGTTGCTCGAAATTGGGAAGACCGTACGCAACAATAATGCTATTGAAATACGCGATGCAATCATTACCGCGGTGGATACGCACATGGGACATCAGCCGCCGGAAGATGATTTGACGCTCGTTGTTCTCAAATGGCGAAAACCATCAACAATTTTGTAG
- a CDS encoding PP2C family protein-serine/threonine phosphatase → MARLSPSSSQGDRQQTDRFDLSALFEFSNIVNASLDLNFILGHFLLTIMGKILSTRGIILLKKEEEKFAVKTTKGIHTELLNTEIVCKKIPQRIVYVQREDARKYPWLKLFREQGISVLIPLLVRERIFGIAGFSPLQKIKKLGQKEETYIKSLANIAATAIEKSLIIEEVKQVNRRLDGKVQELNTLFEMSKEFNAALDAERLLKLLSFSLLGQVGTSRYFVCLKKERAMQVVLSRLQKELSPLCLEAISTIQQPTLIESLTKKPYKVFCSMLKDAGVQVLVPLKIQNEVKGILGVGERMRGGEYTQTDLEFLSSLGNLAMISLENARLFRDAIEKQKMEDELLIAREIQKGLLPSVLPAIPHYDIAATNISSKQVGGDYYDVIRLSETKVLVAIGDVSGKGTPASLLMANLQAAIHALVPLGLTLPELSARVNDLIFENTTSDKFITFFLAIIDSETKSLMYVNAGHNPPYILHKDGTLERLDKGGIIFGVMKTMMPYEQGTAQLNEGEALILFTDGVSEAMSKEGEELGEPKLEEVIKANATEPAEKILNEIVAAVQQHSTGTTQYDDITMVVVRGI, encoded by the coding sequence ATGGCTCGTCTTTCACCCTCCTCTTCGCAAGGAGACCGACAACAAACCGACCGGTTTGACCTTTCCGCGCTTTTTGAATTCAGCAACATCGTCAACGCTTCTCTTGACTTAAATTTCATCCTCGGACATTTTCTTCTCACCATCATGGGAAAAATCCTTTCCACACGGGGAATAATTTTGTTGAAGAAAGAGGAAGAGAAGTTTGCTGTCAAAACAACTAAAGGAATACATACGGAGTTATTGAACACGGAAATTGTTTGTAAGAAAATCCCTCAGCGTATTGTGTATGTTCAGCGCGAAGATGCAAGAAAATATCCGTGGCTAAAACTGTTTCGTGAACAAGGAATATCTGTGCTTATTCCTTTGCTCGTGAGAGAAAGGATTTTTGGTATTGCAGGATTCAGCCCGTTGCAGAAAATCAAAAAACTCGGGCAGAAGGAAGAAACGTACATCAAATCATTGGCAAACATTGCCGCAACTGCAATTGAAAAGAGTTTGATAATAGAAGAGGTGAAGCAGGTGAATCGCCGATTGGACGGGAAGGTGCAGGAACTCAATACGTTGTTCGAGATGAGCAAAGAATTCAACGCGGCGCTTGATGCGGAACGATTGTTGAAGTTGCTCTCGTTTTCATTGCTCGGTCAGGTTGGAACAAGTCGTTATTTTGTTTGTTTGAAAAAAGAACGGGCGATGCAGGTTGTTCTTTCCCGGTTACAGAAAGAGTTGAGCCCGTTATGTCTCGAAGCAATTTCTACCATCCAACAACCGACATTGATTGAATCACTTACGAAAAAGCCATACAAAGTATTTTGTTCGATGTTGAAAGACGCGGGAGTTCAGGTGCTTGTGCCGCTTAAAATTCAAAACGAGGTGAAGGGAATTCTCGGCGTCGGTGAACGAATGAGGGGAGGAGAATACACGCAAACCGACTTGGAATTTCTTTCATCGTTGGGAAATCTTGCAATGATTTCTCTTGAAAATGCCCGGCTCTTCCGTGATGCAATCGAGAAACAAAAGATGGAAGACGAATTGCTGATAGCAAGAGAAATTCAAAAGGGATTGCTTCCGTCCGTTCTGCCGGCAATTCCGCATTACGATATTGCGGCGACAAATATTTCCTCCAAACAAGTCGGCGGAGATTATTACGATGTCATACGTTTGTCGGAGACAAAAGTGCTTGTGGCAATCGGAGATGTATCGGGAAAGGGAACGCCGGCATCATTACTCATGGCGAATCTTCAGGCGGCAATTCACGCGCTTGTTCCACTTGGTCTAACGCTCCCCGAACTTTCTGCACGAGTAAATGATTTGATTTTTGAAAACACAACTTCAGATAAATTCATTACGTTTTTCCTTGCAATTATTGACAGCGAAACAAAATCACTTATGTATGTCAACGCCGGACACAATCCTCCGTACATTCTTCACAAGGATGGAACACTTGAGCGACTCGATAAGGGTGGAATAATTTTCGGTGTGATGAAAACAATGATGCCGTATGAACAGGGAACCGCGCAATTGAACGAAGGAGAAGCGCTCATCCTTTTCACCGACGGAGTTAGTGAAGCAATGAGCAAAGAGGGAGAAGAACTCGGCGAGCCGAAATTGGAGGAAGTCATCAAAGCAAATGCAACGGAACCAGCAGAAAAGATTCTCAACGAAATCGTTGCCGCAGTTCAGCAACACAGTACGGGAACAACACAATATGATGATATTACGATGGTGGTGGTGAGAGGAATTTAA
- a CDS encoding tetratricopeptide repeat protein — protein MLTPKKKITKKELKEDALVTSYSKFLMWYEENKKLVSYVTTGVIVLAVLIIIFVNNRNANNEKAATELGKVFSYYDAGASDVNQYNLAINGIPEKNVMGLKAIVENYGGSPSGELAGFYLANAYYATGNIDEAMKMFDDFSSSDPLLSASAIAGVAACYEAKGNFEEAASNFEKAAGFQSVNTPEYLQSAARNYSAKGEKEKALNLCKRIKKEFPQSTQARDIDRLIAEYSS, from the coding sequence ATGCTTACACCTAAAAAGAAAATTACAAAGAAAGAATTAAAAGAGGATGCACTTGTTACTTCATACAGCAAGTTTTTGATGTGGTATGAAGAAAACAAAAAGTTGGTCAGTTATGTGACAACAGGAGTTATCGTGCTGGCGGTGTTGATAATTATTTTTGTCAACAATCGAAATGCAAACAACGAGAAAGCCGCGACAGAACTTGGAAAAGTGTTTTCGTACTATGATGCCGGCGCAAGCGATGTAAACCAGTACAATCTTGCCATCAACGGAATCCCGGAAAAGAATGTCATGGGATTGAAAGCCATCGTTGAGAATTATGGCGGCTCACCTTCCGGTGAATTGGCTGGCTTTTATCTCGCAAATGCATATTATGCAACAGGCAATATTGATGAAGCGATGAAAATGTTTGATGATTTCAGTTCAAGCGACCCGTTATTAAGTGCATCAGCGATTGCCGGCGTTGCCGCATGTTATGAAGCAAAAGGAAATTTTGAAGAAGCCGCATCGAACTTTGAAAAAGCGGCAGGATTCCAATCGGTGAACACACCGGAGTATCTCCAATCAGCCGCTCGGAATTACAGTGCGAAAGGAGAGAAGGAAAAGGCGCTCAATCTTTGCAAGCGCATCAAGAAAGAATTTCCTCAATCAACCCAAGCGCGCGACATTGACAGGCTTATTGCTGAGTACTCGTCATAA
- the rpsI gene encoding 30S ribosomal protein S9 produces the protein MHSHHHVEVTVGRRKTAVARVTVLAGSGKITINNKSLEQFFPVDTQQAEVLLPFVATETSGQYDVNVNVDGGGVNGQAGAIKLAIARALVTSNEEFRSKLRTFGLLTRDPRMVERKKYGQKKARKRFQFSKR, from the coding sequence ATGCACAGTCATCATCATGTAGAAGTAACTGTTGGACGCCGGAAAACGGCAGTCGCCCGAGTAACCGTGTTAGCCGGAAGCGGGAAAATCACCATCAACAACAAATCACTCGAACAATTTTTCCCGGTTGATACACAACAGGCAGAAGTGTTATTGCCTTTCGTTGCAACCGAAACAAGCGGGCAATATGATGTCAACGTCAATGTGGACGGAGGCGGAGTAAATGGTCAGGCAGGAGCGATTAAATTAGCAATTGCAAGAGCATTAGTAACCAGCAACGAAGAGTTTCGTTCAAAACTTCGCACGTTCGGATTGTTGACCCGCGACCCGAGAATGGTCGAACGTAAGAAATACGGGCAGAAGAAGGCTCGTAAGAGATTCCAATTCTCGAAACGTTAG
- a CDS encoding ATP-binding protein, with protein MSEQLIIQSRTEHLREARDFVAGLARDFGFDEEMVGMISLAVDEACTNVIKHAYQYASDKKIVIHVSQKNGAFEIQISDEGKSFDPAHIPSPNMKEYLSHFRRGGLGMHLMRSLMDNVEYKSNEKNNVVRMVKYLSDKKPA; from the coding sequence ATGTCAGAACAGTTAATCATACAAAGTCGAACTGAACACCTTCGCGAAGCACGTGATTTCGTCGCTGGCTTGGCGCGTGATTTCGGATTCGACGAAGAAATGGTGGGAATGATTTCGCTCGCTGTGGATGAAGCGTGTACGAACGTTATCAAGCACGCGTACCAATACGCTTCCGATAAAAAGATTGTCATTCATGTTTCACAAAAGAACGGAGCGTTTGAGATACAAATTTCCGATGAAGGGAAGTCGTTCGACCCTGCGCACATTCCATCGCCGAACATGAAAGAATATCTTTCCCATTTTCGTCGCGGCGGTTTGGGGATGCATCTCATGCGTTCACTCATGGATAATGTTGAGTATAAATCAAATGAAAAAAATAATGTTGTACGAATGGTAAAATATCTTTCCGACAAAAAACCTGCATAA
- the rpsB gene encoding 30S ribosomal protein S2 — MPRVELLDLLNAGSHFGHLTRRWNPKMKPYIFMERNGIHILDLKKTQMLVEEACNAIAKISAEGKRILFVGTKQQAGSVIEEEAKRCGQFYVSVRWLGGMLTNFTTIRKSVKRLTNIEKMETDGTYDKITKKEILTLDREKAKLQEILSGVVEMTRLPGALFVVDIKKEDIAVKEAKRLGIPVFAIVDTNCDPSDIDYVIPANDDAIKSIQVITKAITDAVLEGGERTSAQFEGADIQALEEKESEE; from the coding sequence ATGCCACGTGTAGAATTACTGGACTTGCTCAACGCAGGTTCTCATTTCGGACACCTCACCCGCCGTTGGAACCCGAAGATGAAACCATACATCTTCATGGAACGGAACGGGATTCATATCCTCGACCTCAAAAAAACACAAATGCTTGTTGAAGAAGCATGCAACGCCATTGCAAAGATTTCTGCCGAAGGAAAACGAATTTTATTCGTCGGTACGAAACAGCAAGCCGGTTCGGTCATTGAAGAAGAAGCAAAGCGATGCGGACAGTTTTATGTCTCGGTCCGTTGGCTTGGCGGAATGTTAACCAACTTCACCACCATTCGTAAGAGCGTGAAACGTCTCACGAACATCGAAAAGATGGAAACAGACGGAACGTATGATAAAATCACCAAGAAAGAAATCCTGACACTCGATAGAGAAAAAGCAAAATTACAGGAAATACTTTCCGGCGTGGTTGAAATGACGAGACTTCCCGGCGCATTATTCGTCGTTGATATTAAGAAAGAAGATATCGCGGTGAAAGAAGCAAAGCGACTCGGAATTCCCGTGTTTGCAATCGTTGATACGAATTGCGACCCGTCAGATATTGATTACGTCATCCCGGCAAACGATGACGCAATAAAATCAATTCAGGTAATAACCAAAGCAATTACCGATGCGGTTCTCGAAGGCGGAGAACGAACATCTGCACAATTTGAAGGCGCAGATATTCAGGCATTGGAAGAAAAAGAATCAGAAGAATAA
- the rplM gene encoding 50S ribosomal protein L13: MALAQRLTHSFRTDEITKKWYIVDAEGKTLGRIASRVASILYGKHKPQFTPNADTGDFVVIINADKVRITGKRAELKTYFHHTLYPGGATVEEFKNLIKTKPEKVFMHAVKGMIPHNRLGAQVIKKLKVYRGTEHPHQAQQPEVLSF; this comes from the coding sequence GTGGCTTTAGCTCAAAGACTCACTCATTCGTTCAGAACGGATGAAATAACAAAGAAATGGTACATCGTTGATGCTGAGGGGAAAACTCTCGGTCGGATTGCATCGCGTGTTGCCAGCATTTTGTACGGAAAACATAAACCGCAATTTACTCCCAATGCCGACACAGGCGATTTTGTTGTCATTATCAATGCCGATAAAGTAAGAATAACCGGTAAGCGTGCGGAATTGAAAACGTACTTCCATCATACGCTTTATCCCGGCGGCGCAACGGTTGAGGAATTCAAAAATCTCATTAAAACAAAGCCGGAAAAAGTATTTATGCATGCTGTGAAAGGGATGATTCCTCACAACCGTCTTGGCGCTCAAGTTATTAAAAAGTTGAAAGTGTATCGTGGAACGGAGCATCCGCATCAGGCACAACAACCCGAAGTTCTCAGTTTTTAA
- a CDS encoding STAS domain-containing protein produces the protein MSDFKLNVRNINDIHVVDIKGYLDAHTAPDLESAFSKLLDDKKFKIVVNCKNLNYISSAGLGVFMMFIEEVRKNSGDIKLSNLTPKVYNVFDLLGFPLLYDITQEETDAVKKFGA, from the coding sequence ATGAGTGATTTCAAACTTAACGTACGCAACATCAACGATATACATGTCGTTGATATAAAAGGCTACCTTGACGCGCACACTGCGCCGGATTTGGAATCCGCGTTCAGTAAATTATTAGATGACAAGAAATTTAAAATAGTTGTAAACTGCAAAAATCTCAATTACATCAGCAGCGCGGGGCTTGGCGTGTTTATGATGTTCATTGAAGAAGTGAGAAAAAATTCGGGCGATATCAAACTCTCGAACCTGACGCCGAAAGTCTATAACGTGTTTGATTTGCTCGGCTTCCCGCTTCTGTACGACATCACGCAGGAAGAAACCGACGCAGTAAAAAAATTCGGCGCATAG
- a CDS encoding type II toxin-antitoxin system HicB family antitoxin has product MMKSFTAKYTHIESGYMGQLVEWPEVITEGSTLEECRELLSDALNEMVLAYNQLGKEIPVGGGIYEQLPVEGELV; this is encoded by the coding sequence ATCATGAAATCATTTACAGCAAAATACACACATATTGAGTCAGGGTACATGGGGCAATTAGTGGAGTGGCCCGAAGTTATTACAGAAGGAAGTACTTTAGAAGAATGTCGGGAATTACTTTCGGATGCACTCAATGAGATGGTGCTCGCATATAACCAACTCGGGAAAGAAATACCAGTTGGTGGTGGAATCTACGAACAACTTCCTGTTGAAGGTGAATTAGTATAA